In Trichoderma asperellum chromosome 1, complete sequence, a single window of DNA contains:
- a CDS encoding uncharacterized protein (TransMembrane:1 (i183-206o)~MEROPS:MER0015691) yields MPSEKVPFYDPVPPTYDEALAGSSRNWVPPSAPTRDPIDERNATETESQSLLPRSGENSQGSRRPNGYRPPTVESDEEDDLWNSDSDADETNQVRREMEELEIEEPNRTGGGSLWGKRIGFKLSLPTWKWTWRIRIPRFRIQLPQRASVSAGSSPDDEALDRDDLENVRSWMQDLAFPKVNSMMVLVTFARLLALALVIGFMYFLFASGMLTGLTNGVNNGGLRFDPEDLRVHLQRNVDPRRMRAAVKIFSSYAHIAGTEGDYATALDVEAMFNKAGLDAVQKDDYYVYLNYPREDGRAVQIMDDKGENAIWTAALEEIERGGETAGKQTPAFHGHSKSGDVKGPLIYANYGSREDYKKIQDMGIDTKGAIALVRYYGTQTDRALKVKGAELAGFAGCLIYSDPADDGFLKGDVAPGGRYMPEDGVQRGAVSLMSWVVGDVLTPGWESKKEVPRLKVNEANGLVQIPSLPLAWRDAQILLQHLQGFGQKVPDAWKGGVPEVGEWWTGNSSSPIVRLKNEQDENEKQPIWNVYGKIIGMEQSAKSIILGNHRDAWSFGATDPHTGTAIMIEMARIFGDLVGRGWRPLRSIEFMSWDAEEYNLIGSTEFVEKNVDSLRENAFAYINLDTVVSGPEFRASGSPPLQKSLFRAMNRVVDPNFNTTLKDLWDRRGAKLDGLGAGSDYVAFQDIAGTSSLDLEFGGEPFPYHSSYDNFDLMEQVIDPDFTYHGLLAQVVGLLLLDLADRPILPFDMVNYGRSLQAWIGDLESWAKKEEEKKNKKDFLKFDDLKDAAATVSAKAEQFSKWELEWDRTVHRSGGWETQELGGKRIAYNNKMGYFESMLLDLEFGGGIPNRTQFKHVVYGPQLWSGYDEAFFPAIRDLVDAELWDGANSYINKTATLMKEAASILEI; encoded by the exons ATGCCTTCGGAAAAGGTACCGTTCTACGATCCGGTGCCACCGACGTACGATGAGGCACTGGCCGGCAGCAGTCGTAACTGGGTGCCGCCATCAGCACCCACGAGAGACCCTATTGACGAGCGCAACGCGACCGAGACCGAATCGCAATCACTGCTGCCTCGCTCCGGCGAAAATTCACAAGGCTCCAGACGGCCTAATGGCTACCGGCCACCGACGGTAGAGtcagacgaggaagatgaccTGTGGAACAGCGACAGCGATGCCGACGAGACGAACCAGGTGCGCCGCGAgatggaagagctggagattgaagagccAAACCGCACAGGAGGAGGCTCGTTATGGGGGAAGCGGATAGGCTTCAAGCTGTCGCTGCCAACATGGAAATGGACCTGGCGGATAAGGATTCCTCGGTTCCGCATCCAGCTGCCGCAGCGGGCTTCGGTATCGGCGGGCTCCTCTCCCGACGATGAGGCTCTCGACAGAGACGATCTCGAAAACGTGAGGTCGTGGATGCAGGATCTCGCCTTCCCCAAGGTCAATAGTATGATGGTGCTGGTCACGTTTGCGCGACTATTAGCGCTCGCCCTCGTCATCGGCTTCATGTACTTCCTCTTTGCGAGCGGCATGCTGACCGGCCTGACGAATGGTGTGAACAATGGAGGCCTGCGCTTCGACCCCGAGGACCTTCGCGTCCATTTACAGCGAAACGTCGACCCCAGAAGAATGCGCGCCGCCGTGAAGATCTTTTCGAGCTACGCACATATTGCCGGCACCGAGGGCGACTATGCGACGGCACTCGACGTGGAGGCAATGTTCAACAAGGCTGGATTGGATGCGGTGCAGAAGGACGACTACTATGTATACCTCAACTACCCGCGCGAAGACGGACGAGCCGTGCAGATTATGGACGACAAGGGCGAAAATGCGATTTGGACGGCCGCgctggaggagattgagcGTGGCGGAGAGACTGCTGGAAAGCAGACACCAGCGTTCCATGGACATTCCAAATCCGGAGATGTCAAAGGCCCGCTGATTTACGCAAATTACGGATCAAGGGAGGACTACAAGAAGATTCAGGATATGGGTATCGATACGAAAGGTGCAATTGCGCTCGTTAGGTATTACGGCACGCAGACGGATCGGGCTCTCAAAGTCAAGGGAGCGGAGTTGGCGGGCTTCGCGGGATGTCTGATTTATAGCGATCCCGCAGACGACGGCTTCCTCAAAGGTGATGTCGCCCCTGGTGGGCGGTATATGCCAGAGGATGGTGTCCAGAGAGGCGCCGTCAGTCTGATGAGCTGGGTCGTCGGCGACGTCCTGACGCCAGGCTGGGAGAGCAAGAAAGAGGTGCCTCGCCTCAAGGTAAACGAGGCAAATGGACTTGTCCAGATCCCTAGTCTTCCGCTTGCCTGGAGAGACGCACAGATTCTGTTACAGCACCTCCAAGGTTTCGGACAAAAAGTGCCGGATGCTTGGAAGGGCGGTGTTCCCGAAGTGGGCGAGTGGTGGACCGGAAATTCATCGTCGCCGATTGTTCGTCTGAAGAACGAGCAGGATGAAAATGAGAAGCAACCCATTTGGAATGTTTACGGAAAGATTATAGGCATGGAGCAATCGGCCAAATCGATCATCCTGGGCAACCACCGAGATGCGTGGTCATTTGGTGCGACTGATCCGCACACGGGCACGGCTATTATGATTGAAATGGCACGCATCTTTGGCGACCTGGTTGGTCGGGGTTGGAGGCCTCTTCGCTCTATTGAGTTCATGTCGTGGGATGCAGAGGAGTATAACCTTATTGGATCTACAGAATTTGTTGAGAAGAATGTGGACTCTCTACGGGAGAATGCGTTTGCCTACATCAACCTGGATACTGTAGTATCAGGGCCCGAGTTCCGCGCCTCTGGCTCTCCTCCGCTCCAAAAGAGCTTGTTTCGCGCCATGAACCGAGTCGTTGACCCGAATTTCAACACCACTTTGAAGGATCTCTGGGACCGTCGTGGTGCTAAGCTCGATGGTTTGGGAGCAGGTAGCGATTATGTCGCTTTCCAGGATATCGCTGGAACAAGCTCGCTGGACCTGGAGTTTGGCGGCGAGCCATTCCCTTACCACTCCAGCTACGACAACTTTGACCTGATGGAGCAGGTCATCGATCCCGACTTTACCTATCACGGTTTATTGGCCCAAGTTGTgggccttctcctcctcgaccTGGCTGATAGGCCTATTCTACCCTTTGACATGGTCAACTACGGCAGAAGTCTCCAGGCCTGGATCGGCGACTTGGAGTCGTgggcgaagaaggaggaagagaagaagaacaagaaggactTTCTCAAATTCGACGACCTCAAGGATGCGGCTGCCACGGTCTCAGCAAAGGCAGAGCAGTTCTCCAAGTGGGAGCTTGAGTGGGACCGTACGGTTCACAGAAGTGGAGGGTGGGAGACGCAAGAGCTGGGCGGAAAGCGGATTGCGTACAATAACAAGATGGGCTACTTTGAGTCGATGCTGTTGGATTTGGAGTTTGGTGGCGGT ATCCCTAATCGCACACAATTCAAGCACGTCGTATATGGCCCGCAACTGTGGTCTGGCTACGACGAGGCCTTTTTCCCTGCCATCCGCGATCTTGTCGATGCGGAGTTGTGGGATGGGGCCAATTCATATATCAACAAAACAGCGACTCTGATGAAGGAAGCGGCGTCGATTTTGGAGATATAA